In Hallerella succinigenes, the following are encoded in one genomic region:
- a CDS encoding glutamate--tRNA ligase family protein — translation MNSEYPFTRFAPSPTGYLHRGHILSALCVYAAAEKFGYRVRLRIENHDQSRARQAYIDAIREDLEWLGFTWDAESIQSANTERYERLLERLRSKGLIYACNCSRKFTFETNPTNSDGEIIYQGHCQNLGLPFTKDHAVRFKTPNENIEWEDLLLGKFMENPKELCGDFALKDRIGQWTYQFAVVADDFEEGIGLVVRGEDLKHSTSRQIVLAQALGRTTPPLFLHHPLIVDPMGKKLSKREHAASIRGERDKGKSAEALLGEVCAKAGIIKKTQLLSVKDSIQLVKNRLF, via the coding sequence ATGAATTCCGAATATCCATTCACCCGATTTGCTCCGAGCCCAACCGGCTATTTGCACCGCGGGCATATTCTTTCCGCACTCTGCGTCTACGCAGCCGCTGAAAAATTCGGCTACCGAGTACGTCTGCGCATCGAAAACCACGACCAGAGCCGTGCTAGGCAGGCCTACATCGACGCGATCCGCGAAGATCTCGAATGGTTAGGCTTTACCTGGGATGCGGAATCCATCCAGAGCGCCAACACGGAACGCTATGAACGCCTGCTCGAGCGGCTTCGTTCAAAGGGTCTCATCTACGCCTGCAACTGCTCCCGAAAATTTACTTTCGAAACAAATCCGACCAATTCCGACGGTGAAATCATTTACCAGGGACACTGTCAAAATCTTGGACTTCCCTTCACAAAAGATCATGCGGTGCGTTTCAAAACGCCAAATGAAAATATCGAATGGGAAGACCTGCTCCTCGGCAAGTTCATGGAAAACCCCAAGGAACTCTGCGGCGACTTCGCCCTCAAGGATCGCATTGGGCAGTGGACCTACCAATTCGCCGTCGTTGCAGATGATTTTGAAGAAGGCATCGGACTTGTCGTCCGCGGAGAGGACCTTAAACATTCCACTTCACGTCAAATCGTCCTCGCTCAAGCTCTAGGTAGAACCACGCCTCCGCTTTTTTTACATCATCCTCTGATAGTCGATCCTATGGGCAAAAAGCTGTCCAAGCGCGAACACGCTGCAAGCATCCGAGGCGAAAGAGACAAAGGCAAATCCGCCGAAGCGCTTCTCGGCGAAGTCTGCGCAAAAGCAGGAATCATTAAAAAAACGCAGCTTCTTTCTGTAAAGGATTCAATTCAACTCGTAAAAAATCGCCTTTTCTAG
- a CDS encoding exonuclease domain-containing protein, with product MNSAPHFAVVDVETTGGKPEYARIIEIGMVLVDDWKITQKFDSLVKVPVELSPFIQNLTGITPKMLCNAPEFDEIAPQIDAMLEGRIFVAHNVASDYGAVRAEMKRSGLDFSPEKLCTVKLSRRVFPGLPKYSLHELTMELGLPDFGQHRALNDAVAAANLLIFAKERGGLSQIEELLRGGKRPVFYPKGWNDAMIMKLPRTPGIVYFVGKDGILYATAARNARTRVLELLSNTRRSPLKGLTDGIYDIRVKELGSELLAKLCLESELAKKRFPCNAVVQKKSDVGAPLPDMAAFLPGRFMGDRGVVIVQNAKVQGYAFLQEDNGYRLSDILERMVPFTQTDNLVPILRPALQRSGIRVQFLPKRAEL from the coding sequence ATGAATTCCGCTCCTCATTTTGCTGTTGTTGACGTCGAAACGACCGGTGGAAAGCCGGAGTACGCCCGAATTATCGAAATCGGAATGGTTCTCGTCGACGATTGGAAAATCACCCAGAAGTTTGATTCGCTGGTGAAGGTCCCTGTGGAGCTTTCTCCGTTTATTCAGAACCTGACAGGCATTACACCGAAAATGCTGTGCAATGCTCCGGAGTTCGATGAAATCGCCCCCCAGATCGATGCGATGCTCGAAGGTCGCATTTTTGTAGCGCACAATGTGGCGTCGGACTATGGAGCGGTCAGGGCGGAAATGAAACGTTCCGGTTTGGATTTTTCACCGGAAAAGCTTTGTACGGTGAAGCTTTCCCGCCGCGTATTTCCTGGACTTCCCAAGTACAGTTTACATGAACTGACGATGGAACTTGGACTTCCGGATTTTGGACAGCATCGAGCGTTGAACGATGCCGTAGCGGCGGCGAACCTTTTGATTTTTGCGAAGGAAAGGGGTGGGCTTTCGCAAATTGAAGAACTTTTGCGTGGCGGAAAGCGTCCGGTCTTTTATCCGAAGGGCTGGAACGATGCGATGATCATGAAACTTCCGCGGACGCCGGGCATCGTTTATTTCGTCGGCAAGGACGGTATTTTGTATGCGACGGCGGCGAGAAATGCGCGCACGCGTGTTTTGGAACTCCTTTCCAATACACGCCGCAGTCCGCTTAAAGGCTTGACGGACGGCATTTATGATATTCGCGTAAAAGAGCTCGGTTCGGAGCTTTTGGCAAAGCTCTGCTTAGAATCGGAACTTGCGAAGAAACGTTTTCCGTGTAACGCCGTGGTGCAGAAAAAATCCGATGTCGGAGCGCCTTTACCCGATATGGCTGCTTTTTTGCCGGGGCGTTTTATGGGGGACCGTGGCGTCGTGATTGTGCAGAATGCCAAGGTGCAGGGCTATGCCTTTTTGCAAGAAGATAACGGCTATCGGCTTTCGGATATTTTGGAAAGGATGGTCCCGTTTACGCAGACGGACAATTTGGTGCCGATATTAAGGCCCGCGCTACAGCGAAGCGGTATCCGTGTGCAATTTTTGCCCAAGCGTGCTGAACTCTAA
- a CDS encoding DUF3320 domain-containing protein — protein sequence MPLSIFAPTGAQFSQESQNALFADFRYAFRTMEEGTGEQNAFLAIGFLRAQSTAPLLLVPLQIDPKTLQVSLTESAPIENVPLRLKNKGVIDLPTAHDFWDGKTFDIRKYFAAVEECTQAVSGWKATSRGMFIGFYDKASLYAYQDTESANWKENATKEAMLSHLLSEEGFHVVESDLEESIPDELFNPVDHYFVHTLDSEASTALLEALSPENDIYAVEAPPGSAKEEFLANFISESVSNGQKVLLAYKKKASLVRFEKLWNPPHINYKDITLDKAREALSESRKALVDYNRASNMPILPGNSTLSEALQILGETGSRKKTWPDSTFAGVEKLNRENVHFVKNILQDLLETLERDDAKKALKAYRGVSLDSTNEFQCKNLSQKLKQAKAEFQTLETLAECVSKALFFNQAVNISELADVSKAISPDFNESTPAFDDWLLDSKDWETYEEALRALPDAGAAWSEFRRNGSPVYLDDAIDMQLGAAREVLKNNQDRTFKAFSEYYHNARKTLLRTLKNPKQGKKDADLLELTDKLIRLQDCKKLYMNTAALAGRLFGKSWQFEHTNWIVLAAKIQWFYDFRKKTEKTENASLSYAILSKYSQIKDQIRNADELRELCKSAEKNFKSLCEELGFDASVDCETVDEQAELISRWEASLRLLPLYTQIQHKRNELCKLGLAALENALIDERPNKNLLIQELSKFFSSLQIQRACKIFPAIFSSSPKAHSKRARDFREATDDLCTMNLRNAKDALQKNPKLLTILPIGQVAGVLPQQPELFDIAILLDAEAVPPLQAMPVLLRAKRAVLIGDSKLPTPPFPAIPGEDRHPGFMAPQLESILAYSLYKGAKLSFLSLNVLHKHPILIDYANRNFYSQKIRKLPPPNTEAHELHIVYEADLSQAIADAAAMHVEQHPMQSLGIIVFTEERRQSVFQAILKKIQEHPELGFFVSPKDILRDPYVRLPEEASGDYRDTLFICAEPNATIASQGLNTKLINVCATHALSSLRIFASEKAEKSSSPSAGVRAYAEFLQYVETSKSAEIFKTSPILTHLGEEIFTEINTGEIQLEKNWNYNGASVQFAVHDANNPGHFLIGIETDSGNDFLRNSVEDRHYLRFKMLDRLGWKIIPLWCPNWYRSTADEKGHILTTIAVEQSVAPPPREKSVKAEEEPELHVEPYKIIHPKIEGSVHDVPIPELASKLLILQMKFYVDAESPIHEKNLIRRVLHLHGLHRAGPAVVRAIKDGIAQGLAKKAFIKTGPFFYTITSKPVVLRDRSALPDEERKLAFISPEERALFPADADEQTIKQTLGLL from the coding sequence TTGCCTCTCTCTATATTCGCCCCGACAGGTGCCCAATTTTCACAGGAATCCCAGAATGCCCTTTTCGCCGATTTCCGCTACGCTTTCCGCACCATGGAAGAAGGAACCGGGGAACAAAACGCATTCCTCGCCATCGGCTTTTTAAGAGCGCAAAGTACAGCTCCCCTGTTGCTTGTCCCGCTGCAGATCGACCCGAAAACCCTCCAGGTTTCTCTCACGGAATCCGCTCCCATCGAGAATGTTCCGCTTCGCCTTAAAAACAAAGGCGTCATCGACCTGCCCACCGCCCATGACTTCTGGGACGGCAAAACTTTTGATATTCGCAAATACTTCGCCGCTGTCGAAGAATGTACTCAAGCCGTTTCCGGCTGGAAAGCAACCTCCCGCGGTATGTTCATCGGCTTCTACGACAAGGCAAGCCTTTACGCATACCAAGACACGGAATCCGCCAATTGGAAGGAGAACGCCACAAAGGAAGCAATGCTCTCCCACCTGCTCTCCGAAGAAGGATTCCACGTCGTCGAATCCGACCTTGAAGAAAGTATTCCAGATGAACTTTTCAACCCGGTCGATCATTATTTTGTCCACACTCTCGATTCCGAAGCGTCCACGGCTTTACTCGAAGCGCTCTCCCCGGAAAACGATATCTATGCGGTCGAAGCTCCGCCGGGATCCGCCAAAGAAGAATTTCTAGCGAACTTCATTTCCGAAAGTGTCTCAAACGGCCAAAAAGTTCTTCTCGCCTACAAAAAAAAGGCCTCCCTCGTCCGCTTCGAAAAACTTTGGAATCCGCCGCACATCAATTACAAGGACATCACACTCGACAAGGCCCGTGAAGCGCTCTCCGAATCACGCAAAGCCCTTGTCGATTACAACCGCGCAAGCAATATGCCGATTTTACCGGGCAACAGCACCCTCTCCGAGGCTCTGCAGATCCTCGGCGAAACAGGCTCGCGCAAAAAGACCTGGCCCGATTCCACTTTCGCAGGTGTCGAAAAGCTCAACCGTGAAAATGTCCACTTTGTCAAAAACATTCTCCAAGATCTTCTCGAGACCTTAGAACGCGACGACGCCAAAAAAGCCCTCAAAGCATACCGCGGGGTCTCGCTCGATTCGACAAATGAATTCCAGTGCAAGAATCTCTCGCAAAAGCTCAAACAGGCCAAAGCGGAATTCCAAACACTTGAAACCCTTGCCGAATGTGTTTCTAAAGCTCTTTTCTTTAATCAAGCTGTCAATATTTCTGAACTCGCCGATGTCAGCAAGGCGATATCGCCCGACTTCAACGAATCCACCCCCGCTTTTGACGATTGGCTCCTCGATTCCAAAGACTGGGAAACTTATGAAGAAGCGCTTCGCGCCCTACCCGATGCTGGGGCCGCATGGTCGGAATTCCGTCGCAACGGTTCACCCGTCTATCTCGACGATGCAATCGACATGCAACTCGGAGCCGCACGAGAAGTCCTCAAGAACAACCAGGACCGCACCTTCAAGGCGTTCTCGGAATATTACCACAACGCCCGCAAGACTTTGCTCCGCACCTTAAAGAATCCAAAACAGGGTAAAAAAGATGCGGACCTGCTCGAACTCACCGATAAGTTGATCCGTCTGCAGGACTGCAAAAAACTCTACATGAACACGGCAGCCCTCGCTGGCCGCCTCTTCGGAAAGTCCTGGCAGTTCGAACATACCAACTGGATTGTCCTCGCCGCTAAAATTCAATGGTTCTATGACTTCCGCAAAAAAACGGAAAAGACGGAAAACGCTTCGCTCTCTTACGCGATCCTTTCCAAGTACAGCCAAATCAAGGACCAGATTCGCAACGCCGACGAACTCCGCGAACTTTGCAAAAGCGCAGAGAAAAATTTCAAATCACTCTGCGAAGAACTAGGCTTTGACGCCTCCGTCGACTGCGAAACCGTCGATGAACAAGCGGAACTCATTTCCCGCTGGGAAGCCTCCCTGCGCCTGCTTCCGCTTTACACGCAAATCCAGCACAAGCGCAACGAACTCTGCAAGCTCGGACTTGCCGCTCTCGAAAACGCTCTCATCGACGAACGCCCAAACAAGAATCTTCTTATCCAGGAGCTCAGCAAGTTCTTCAGCTCCCTGCAAATCCAGAGAGCGTGCAAAATTTTCCCGGCGATCTTCTCGTCTTCGCCCAAGGCGCATTCCAAGCGTGCCCGCGATTTCCGCGAAGCAACCGATGACCTTTGCACCATGAACCTGCGCAATGCCAAGGATGCGCTCCAAAAGAATCCCAAACTTTTGACCATCCTACCCATCGGCCAAGTCGCAGGGGTCTTGCCGCAGCAACCCGAACTTTTCGACATCGCCATTCTGCTCGACGCCGAAGCGGTTCCGCCCCTGCAAGCGATGCCTGTACTGCTCCGCGCCAAACGTGCGGTCCTCATCGGGGATTCCAAACTCCCGACGCCTCCCTTCCCGGCAATTCCAGGCGAAGACCGACATCCTGGATTCATGGCTCCGCAGCTCGAAAGCATTCTTGCCTATTCTCTCTATAAGGGTGCAAAACTTTCCTTCCTGTCGCTGAACGTTCTGCACAAGCATCCGATTCTTATCGACTACGCCAACAGGAATTTCTACAGCCAAAAGATTCGCAAGCTCCCGCCTCCAAATACGGAAGCCCACGAACTTCACATCGTCTACGAAGCGGATCTTTCCCAGGCGATCGCCGATGCCGCCGCAATGCATGTCGAACAGCACCCGATGCAATCGCTCGGCATCATCGTCTTTACCGAAGAACGCCGTCAGAGCGTTTTCCAAGCCATCCTGAAAAAGATTCAGGAGCATCCCGAACTCGGATTTTTCGTTTCCCCCAAAGATATTCTCCGCGACCCGTATGTACGTCTCCCGGAGGAAGCCTCGGGCGATTACCGCGACACGCTCTTCATCTGCGCCGAGCCCAACGCAACCATCGCAAGCCAGGGATTGAATACAAAGCTTATCAACGTTTGCGCCACGCACGCTCTTTCGAGCCTGCGCATATTTGCAAGCGAAAAGGCGGAGAAATCGTCATCGCCGAGTGCAGGCGTCCGAGCCTATGCCGAATTCCTGCAATACGTCGAAACGTCCAAATCTGCAGAAATTTTCAAAACAAGCCCGATCCTCACCCACCTCGGAGAGGAAATCTTTACCGAAATCAACACGGGCGAAATCCAACTGGAAAAGAATTGGAATTACAACGGGGCCTCCGTCCAATTCGCCGTCCACGACGCCAACAACCCGGGACATTTCCTCATCGGCATCGAAACCGATTCCGGAAACGATTTCCTGCGCAATTCCGTCGAGGACCGCCATTATCTGCGCTTCAAAATGCTCGATCGCCTCGGCTGGAAAATTATCCCGCTCTGGTGCCCGAACTGGTACCGTTCCACCGCAGACGAAAAGGGCCACATCCTCACGACCATCGCTGTAGAACAAAGCGTCGCACCTCCGCCCCGCGAAAAGAGCGTGAAAGCAGAAGAAGAGCCCGAATTACACGTAGAACCGTACAAGATTATACATCCCAAAATCGAAGGCTCCGTCCATGACGTTCCCATTCCGGAACTCGCCTCAAAACTTCTCATTTTACAAATGAAGTTCTATGTTGACGCAGAGTCGCCGATTCACGAAAAAAACCTTATACGACGCGTACTGCACCTGCATGGACTGCATCGCGCAGGCCCAGCCGTAGTCCGCGCTATCAAGGATGGCATTGCTCAAGGACTTGCCAAAAAAGCCTTTATCAAAACAGGCCCGTTCTTCTACACGATCACGTCGAAACCGGTCGTCCTCCGCGACCGCTCCGCTCTTCCCGATGAAGAACGCAAACTGGCATTCATCTCTCCCGAAGAACGCGCTCTGTTCCCCGCCGACGCCGACGAGCAAACAATCAAGCAGACACTCGGTCTGCTGTAA
- a CDS encoding glycosyltransferase produces MFWIVLEYAFAILMVITALFYAVFEMRLFCALGKVHLGNSIRNPLPSVSILVSARNEEAGISKTLDSLMKQLYKGRWDIWIADDRSTDRTPQILAEYAEKYPDRIHVVTISELAPGESAKKNAIAKLVAASEGEILLLTDADCIVQPTWIRAMIREFEPGIDFVAGHSYIELPTDRTNWLLNMQAVETMAYRIAGTGALAMGTPITSTGNNLAYRRSFFEEVHGFEGVSKIQSGDDDLLLQKLAREAPWKAHYSIDPEAFVTTQGKETLPELWEQRKRWASKTTYYAPKIVALLVAVFIFFCLISLGYVLSFFSFNIFLATLFGVLVKLVGDSLVELRGLRIFQQKQLFKWFLPVEIIHAPFTVFAVLFGIAGHFKWKG; encoded by the coding sequence ATGTTTTGGATTGTTCTTGAATACGCCTTTGCCATTTTGATGGTTATCACCGCCCTTTTCTATGCGGTATTTGAAATGCGTCTTTTCTGTGCACTCGGAAAAGTCCACTTGGGCAATTCCATTCGAAATCCGCTGCCATCGGTCAGTATTCTCGTATCCGCAAGGAACGAAGAAGCGGGAATTTCCAAGACCTTGGACTCCCTGATGAAGCAGCTTTACAAAGGCCGTTGGGACATCTGGATTGCAGACGACCGTTCCACCGACCGCACCCCGCAGATTCTTGCCGAATACGCCGAAAAGTATCCAGACCGCATTCACGTAGTCACGATCTCGGAACTCGCTCCGGGTGAAAGCGCCAAAAAGAACGCCATCGCAAAACTCGTCGCCGCCTCCGAAGGGGAAATCCTCCTTCTCACCGACGCCGACTGCATCGTGCAACCGACCTGGATCCGCGCCATGATCCGCGAATTCGAACCGGGCATCGACTTTGTCGCAGGACATTCCTACATCGAACTTCCCACAGACCGCACCAACTGGCTTTTGAACATGCAAGCCGTGGAAACCATGGCTTACCGCATCGCAGGCACCGGGGCTCTCGCCATGGGAACGCCGATTACAAGCACCGGGAACAACCTCGCCTACCGCCGCAGCTTCTTCGAAGAAGTCCACGGCTTTGAAGGCGTCTCTAAAATCCAAAGCGGTGACGACGATCTGCTTTTGCAAAAGCTCGCCCGGGAAGCGCCTTGGAAGGCTCATTATTCGATTGATCCGGAAGCTTTCGTCACCACTCAAGGCAAAGAGACCCTGCCCGAACTTTGGGAACAGCGTAAACGCTGGGCATCGAAGACCACCTACTACGCTCCGAAAATCGTTGCGCTCCTCGTCGCGGTCTTCATCTTCTTCTGCCTCATCTCACTCGGCTACGTGCTATCCTTCTTCAGCTTCAACATTTTCCTCGCGACGCTCTTTGGTGTTCTCGTCAAACTCGTCGGCGATTCATTGGTGGAACTTCGCGGTCTTCGCATTTTCCAGCAAAAGCAACTTTTCAAATGGTTCCTCCCCGTAGAAATCATTCATGCCCCGTTTACCGTATTTGCCGTGCTCTTCGGAATAGCCGGTCATTTTAAGTGGAAAGGTTAA
- a CDS encoding DNA topoisomerase III → MVKKTDTAAEKLTLVIAEKPSVAADLTRAITTGGKFKKEKTYYENGAYIVSWALGHLVTLCDPKEISDKYKSWEMETLPILPKEFQLKAIPTSKAQLTALGKLIRRKDVGTIVNACDAGREGELIFHYILEFEKGKTGLKGKTLKRLWMQSMTLASIREAFENLRTHEEMQNLLDAALSRSEADWLVGINGSRGLTAYNSRFGGFQLTPCGRVQTPTLAIIVNREEERNAFVSKPYWTIQGNFGSGKSEYEGKWFNPDLKTDKDHIWEEGQAEEIVKKCKGKTGTVTETTKPSTQKCGPLYDLTTLQREANNRFGFSAKTTLSIAQALYEKHKLTSYPRTDSRALPEDYVGTVKKTLGTMEGNLAKFAEKALENNWVKKDPRIFNNAKISDHFAIIPTGNKMKSLSEAELKVYTMICQRFIAVFYPAAEYLNTTRITEIEGEKFLTEGKILKTPGFKEVYGKTSDDESNVAPIDRSGKAKAIEFIISDEKTNPPPRYTESTLLSMMENAGKLVKDDELADAMKDRGMGTPATRAAIIEKLISDKYMVRDGKELIPTSKAFGLIQVARAMKIENLTSPELTGEWEYQLSQIEKGKETRVEFMKGIEDLTTKMVANIRGFKEEDTKKEASFSPVNGCKVYESVSRFETEDGIQIRKILGGRKMANEEIVELLTNKKIGPLTGFRSKRGMEFSAGLILENGKIKFAFDNADSEEIELGEELGKSPIDGSPVFDTLTAYVSQSFVDKAKTGLRLNKIILGKEISIDNIKKMLAGEKTDLIQGFRSTKTHRLFDAYLLLDAKTGKIKFEFPPRIPGKGHRFAKKKAEE, encoded by the coding sequence ATGGTCAAAAAAACTGATACCGCTGCAGAAAAATTAACTCTCGTCATCGCCGAAAAACCGAGCGTCGCCGCGGACCTTACCCGCGCTATCACGACCGGAGGAAAGTTCAAAAAAGAAAAGACCTATTACGAAAACGGAGCGTACATCGTTTCTTGGGCTCTCGGCCACTTGGTAACGCTCTGCGATCCCAAAGAAATCAGCGACAAGTACAAAAGTTGGGAAATGGAAACGCTTCCGATTCTCCCGAAAGAATTTCAGCTGAAGGCGATTCCGACGTCCAAGGCTCAGCTCACCGCCCTCGGTAAACTCATCCGTCGAAAAGACGTTGGCACGATTGTGAACGCGTGCGATGCCGGTCGCGAAGGCGAACTGATTTTCCATTACATTCTTGAATTTGAAAAAGGCAAGACCGGTCTCAAGGGAAAAACCTTAAAACGTCTCTGGATGCAGAGCATGACCTTGGCTTCCATTCGCGAAGCCTTCGAAAATCTGCGTACCCATGAAGAAATGCAGAACCTTCTTGACGCCGCACTGTCCCGTTCCGAAGCGGACTGGCTCGTGGGCATCAACGGTTCGAGAGGCCTAACCGCCTACAACAGCCGCTTCGGCGGATTTCAACTCACCCCATGCGGACGCGTTCAAACGCCGACGCTCGCCATAATCGTGAACCGCGAAGAAGAACGCAACGCCTTTGTTTCCAAGCCTTACTGGACAATCCAAGGCAACTTCGGTTCGGGAAAATCCGAATACGAAGGCAAGTGGTTCAACCCGGACCTCAAGACCGACAAGGATCACATCTGGGAAGAAGGCCAGGCAGAAGAAATTGTCAAAAAGTGCAAAGGCAAAACCGGTACCGTCACCGAAACGACCAAGCCGAGCACACAAAAATGCGGACCGCTTTACGACCTGACGACCCTGCAGCGAGAAGCGAACAACCGCTTTGGCTTCAGCGCAAAAACGACACTCTCGATTGCCCAGGCACTCTACGAAAAGCACAAATTAACCTCCTACCCGCGTACCGATAGCCGCGCCCTCCCCGAAGATTACGTCGGCACCGTCAAAAAGACGCTCGGCACCATGGAAGGAAACCTTGCGAAGTTCGCCGAAAAGGCTCTTGAAAACAACTGGGTCAAAAAGGATCCGCGCATCTTTAACAACGCAAAAATCTCGGACCACTTCGCCATCATCCCGACCGGCAACAAGATGAAGTCGCTTTCCGAAGCGGAACTCAAAGTCTATACGATGATCTGCCAGCGCTTCATCGCGGTCTTCTACCCGGCAGCGGAATATTTGAACACGACCCGCATCACGGAAATCGAAGGCGAAAAGTTCCTGACCGAAGGCAAGATTTTGAAAACGCCGGGCTTCAAGGAAGTCTACGGCAAGACCTCGGACGACGAATCCAACGTTGCCCCGATCGACAGGAGCGGTAAGGCAAAAGCGATCGAATTCATCATCTCCGATGAAAAGACGAATCCGCCGCCGCGCTACACCGAAAGCACGCTTCTTTCCATGATGGAAAATGCGGGGAAGCTCGTCAAGGATGACGAACTCGCCGATGCGATGAAGGACCGCGGCATGGGCACTCCGGCAACCCGCGCAGCGATCATCGAAAAACTCATCTCCGACAAGTACATGGTCCGCGACGGAAAAGAACTCATTCCGACGAGCAAAGCCTTTGGCCTCATCCAAGTCGCCCGCGCAATGAAAATTGAAAACTTAACTTCTCCGGAACTCACCGGTGAATGGGAATATCAGCTTTCCCAGATTGAAAAGGGCAAAGAAACCCGCGTCGAATTCATGAAGGGCATCGAAGACCTCACCACCAAAATGGTCGCGAACATCCGCGGTTTCAAAGAAGAAGACACAAAGAAAGAAGCCTCCTTCAGCCCGGTCAACGGTTGCAAGGTTTACGAAAGCGTCTCCCGTTTTGAAACCGAAGACGGCATTCAGATTCGCAAGATTCTCGGTGGCCGTAAAATGGCGAACGAAGAAATCGTCGAACTTTTGACAAATAAAAAGATCGGTCCTCTGACCGGATTCCGCTCCAAGCGCGGCATGGAATTTTCCGCAGGGCTTATTCTCGAAAACGGAAAAATCAAATTCGCCTTTGACAACGCGGACTCCGAAGAAATCGAACTCGGCGAAGAGCTCGGCAAATCTCCGATTGATGGAAGCCCGGTCTTTGATACGCTCACCGCTTATGTTTCGCAGAGCTTTGTGGACAAGGCCAAAACAGGTCTCCGTCTGAACAAGATAATCCTCGGCAAGGAAATTTCCATCGACAACATAAAGAAAATGCTTGCAGGCGAAAAGACGGACCTCATCCAAGGGTTCCGCTCTACAAAGACGCACCGCCTCTTTGATGCGTACCTTTTGCTCGACGCCAAAACGGGAAAGATCAAGTTCGAATTCCCGCCGCGCATTCCGGGCAAGGGTCACCGGTTCGCCAAAAAGAAAGCGGAAGAGTAA